GTCTCCTCTATTTTTTTTGCTTAATGATGGTTTAAAAATAAGTTTTTCACCTTCTGGAATAATAATTTCCTCACCTGTTTTTAAATTTCTGCCAATTTTCCTTTTCCTTTTCTTAAAATAGAAAACACCAAATCTTCTTAATTCTACTCTTTCTTTTTCTTTAAATGCCTCTGAAACAACTGATAAAAATTCATCAACCACTCTCCTCACAAGATGCCTATTCAAGCCAGTTCTTTCTGCAATTTTTTCTATTATTTCTTTTTTGACCATTTTTTATCTCTATATTCTGTGGAGGACTGTCCTCCACAATATCACACCCGCTGGGATTGTTCTTGTTCATCACAATCCCTTACTTCGCTCCCTTCAACTTCCTCTTCAATGATGTCAATTATGCCGGAGGAGGGAGTTGGCGCCCTCGCATCCCACAACTGCTCGGGTCGGCCACCCGCTGGGATTGTTCTTATTCATCA
The bacterium genome window above contains:
- a CDS encoding HU family DNA-binding protein; translation: MVKKEIIEKIAERTGLNRHLVRRVVDEFLSVVSEAFKEKERVELRRFGVFYFKKRKRKIGRNLKTGEEIIIPEGEKLIFKPSLSKKNRGDEE